A stretch of Mus caroli chromosome 5, CAROLI_EIJ_v1.1, whole genome shotgun sequence DNA encodes these proteins:
- the Slc49a3 gene encoding solute carrier family 49 member A3 isoform X1 — MAGTMDRLEDCNSPETSGTAGDAMPSPRVYARRWVFLLVVSLLSCSNAMLWLSFAPVADTIAQHFFLSMDQVNWLSLIYFVLSIPFGMAAIWVLDSVGLRGATILGAWLNFSGSVLRAVPCLPVRIPSPFAFFMSGQSLCALAQTLVVSSPAKLAALWFPEHQRATANMISTMSNPLGLLIANVLSPALVKKAEDIPMMLGIYIVPAALACLLATVCLWESVPPTPPSTGAANSTSESFLHGLKLLIQNKAYVILAVCFGGGIGVFSSFSALLEQILCASGYSNEFSGLCGALFIVFGILGALLLGLYVDRTKHFTEATKIGLCLTSMTSVAFALVSQLQGQTLALAAICSLFGLFGFSVAPVVMELAVECSFPVGEGASAGLIFVLGQAEGMLIMLLLTALTVRRTGPSFSTCQQGEDPLDWTVSLLLLAGLCTLFTCVLVIFFNTPYRRLEAESGRSSSPTMCARDPRTVSPTQVPPLETPGLTPPDEALKEAPGPASVSTGHSEWAETMTRDI, encoded by the exons CTTTGGCTCAGCTTTGCACCTGTAGCAGACACCATAGCACAGCACTTCTTCCTGTCCATGGATCAGGTCAACTGGCTGTCACTAATATACTTTGTGTTATCCATCCCATTTGGCATGGCTGCCATCTGGGTTCTGGACTCTGTTGGCCTCCGTGGAGCG ACTATCCTGGGTGCATGGTTGAACTTTTCTGGGAGTGTGCTACGTGCTGTGCCGTGCTTGCCTGTCAGGATTCCCAGCCCCTTTGCCTTCTTCATGAGTGGCCAGAGCCTCTGTGCCCTGGCCCAGACCCTGGTCGTCTCTTCTCCAGCCAAGCTGGCTGCCTTGTGGTTTCCAGAGCACCAGCGGGCCACAGCTAACATGATCAGCACCATGT CAAATCCTCTGGGCCTCCTTATTGCAAATGTGCTGTCTCCTGCCCTAGTCAAGAAAGCAGAAGACATCCCTATGATG CTTGGCATCTACATTGTTCCTGCTGCCCTTGCCTGTCTGTTGGCCACTGTCTGCCTCTGGGAGAGTGTGCCTCCTACCCCACCATCCACAGGGGCTGCCAACTCTACTTCAGAGAGTTTCCTCCACGGGCTCAAACTG CTCATACAGAATAAGGCCTACGTCATCCTGGCCGTATGCTTCGGTGGTGGCATTGGTGTCTTCTCTAGCTTCTCAGCCCTCCTGGAACAGATCCTTTGTGCCAGTGGCTATTCTAAT GAGTTCTCAGGCCTCTGTGGGGCTCTCTTCATCGTGTTTGGAATTTTGGGGGCACTGCTTCTAGGCCTGTATGTGGATCGGACCAAGCACTTCACCGAAGCCACCAAGATAGGCCTCTGTCTGACTTCCATGACCTCTGTGGCCTTTGCTCTG GTATCCCAGCTGCAGGGACAGACCCTTGCACTGGCTGCCATCTGCTCCCTCTTTGGGCTCTTTGGCTTCTCAGTGGCACCTGTGGTCATGGAGCTTGCTGTTGAATGCTCATTTCCTGTGGGTGAGGGTGCCTCTGCTGGCTTGATCTTTGTCCTGGG GCAGGCCGAGGGTATGCTCATCATGCTGCTGTTGACGGCACTGACCGTGCGGCGAACGGGTCCATCCTTTTCTACCTGCCAGCAGGGTGAGGACCCTCTGGACTGGACAG tgtccctgctgctgctggccgGCCTATGTACCCTTTTCACCTGTGTCTTGGTGATCTTCTTCAACACCCCATACCGGCGCCTGGAGGCTGAGTCTGGCAGATCCTCTTCACCCACGATGTGTGCCAGGGATCCAAGGACTGTTAGTCCCACCCAAGTGCCACCACTTGAGACTCCTGGCTTGACTCCTCCAGATGAGGCCTTGAAGGAAGCTCCTggccctgcttctgtctccacagGACATTCAGAATGGGCAGAGACTATGACCAGAGACATCTAG
- the Slc49a3 gene encoding solute carrier family 49 member A3 isoform X2 gives MMLGIYIVPAALACLLATVCLWESVPPTPPSTGAANSTSESFLHGLKLLIQNKAYVILAVCFGGGIGVFSSFSALLEQILCASGYSNEFSGLCGALFIVFGILGALLLGLYVDRTKHFTEATKIGLCLTSMTSVAFALVSQLQGQTLALAAICSLFGLFGFSVAPVVMELAVECSFPVGEGASAGLIFVLGQAEGMLIMLLLTALTVRRTGPSFSTCQQGEDPLDWTVSLLLLAGLCTLFTCVLVIFFNTPYRRLEAESGRSSSPTMCARDPRTVSPTQVPPLETPGLTPPDEALKEAPGPASVSTGHSEWAETMTRDI, from the exons ATGATG CTTGGCATCTACATTGTTCCTGCTGCCCTTGCCTGTCTGTTGGCCACTGTCTGCCTCTGGGAGAGTGTGCCTCCTACCCCACCATCCACAGGGGCTGCCAACTCTACTTCAGAGAGTTTCCTCCACGGGCTCAAACTG CTCATACAGAATAAGGCCTACGTCATCCTGGCCGTATGCTTCGGTGGTGGCATTGGTGTCTTCTCTAGCTTCTCAGCCCTCCTGGAACAGATCCTTTGTGCCAGTGGCTATTCTAAT GAGTTCTCAGGCCTCTGTGGGGCTCTCTTCATCGTGTTTGGAATTTTGGGGGCACTGCTTCTAGGCCTGTATGTGGATCGGACCAAGCACTTCACCGAAGCCACCAAGATAGGCCTCTGTCTGACTTCCATGACCTCTGTGGCCTTTGCTCTG GTATCCCAGCTGCAGGGACAGACCCTTGCACTGGCTGCCATCTGCTCCCTCTTTGGGCTCTTTGGCTTCTCAGTGGCACCTGTGGTCATGGAGCTTGCTGTTGAATGCTCATTTCCTGTGGGTGAGGGTGCCTCTGCTGGCTTGATCTTTGTCCTGGG GCAGGCCGAGGGTATGCTCATCATGCTGCTGTTGACGGCACTGACCGTGCGGCGAACGGGTCCATCCTTTTCTACCTGCCAGCAGGGTGAGGACCCTCTGGACTGGACAG tgtccctgctgctgctggccgGCCTATGTACCCTTTTCACCTGTGTCTTGGTGATCTTCTTCAACACCCCATACCGGCGCCTGGAGGCTGAGTCTGGCAGATCCTCTTCACCCACGATGTGTGCCAGGGATCCAAGGACTGTTAGTCCCACCCAAGTGCCACCACTTGAGACTCCTGGCTTGACTCCTCCAGATGAGGCCTTGAAGGAAGCTCCTggccctgcttctgtctccacagGACATTCAGAATGGGCAGAGACTATGACCAGAGACATCTAG